Genomic segment of Mycolicibacterium psychrotolerans:
GGCATCTTCGGCCTGCCCTTCTCGTCGGTGTCGAAGGCCGGCATCGGCACCGGCGCGTCGACGAAGTTCGGCGGCAGGGTGTGGATGAACGCCGGGCGGATGTCGTCGATGGTCCAGTACCGCGCCACGGCGTCGCGCAACTCGTCCTCGGTCACCTCGTTCGGCTTCTGCTCCAGCTCCGCCGGGAACGCCCCCTTGGCGAACACCAGCACGAAGTACGACGCGCCCGGGGCCGCGGCGCGGTACACCGACCGCAGGTACCCGTCGCGGCCCTGCACGGGAAGGGAATGGAACAGCGTCGAATCCAGGACGGTCGCGAACCGGCCGTCGTATCCGGTGAACGTGGTGATGTCGTCGGCGACGAACGTCGCGGTGGTCAGGCCGCGGTCCCGGGCGGCCGCCGTCGCCGCCGCGATGGCCGTCGGCGACAGGTCGATGCCGACGACGGTGTACCCGTCGGCCGCCAGCGCGAGTGACAGCTCGGCATGGCCGCAGCCGGCGTCGAGGACGTCGCTGCGCACCCTGCCGGCCCCGATCAGCGCCGCGAGCTCGGGCTGCGGTTCCCCGATGTTCCACGGCGGCGGACCCTCGAACGCGCCCT
This window contains:
- a CDS encoding class I SAM-dependent methyltransferase translates to MADNLGDLDWDDAYRGEGAFEGPPPWNIGEPQPELAALIGAGRVRSDVLDAGCGHAELSLALAADGYTVVGIDLSPTAIAAATAAARDRGLTTATFVADDITTFTGYDGRFATVLDSTLFHSLPVQGRDGYLRSVYRAAAPGASYFVLVFAKGAFPAELEQKPNEVTEDELRDAVARYWTIDDIRPAFIHTLPPNFVDAPVPMPAFDTDEKGRPKMPAYLLTAHKPA